The DNA sequence GAACCTGTGATACTAACAATGGCTGCGAATGTGATTTTCATGGTGGTCATCATTTATGTCATCCAGCCAGTAGTCTTATGGGCTCTCAGGTGGAGAAGGGAAGGGGTATCATTAAATTTGGGACGCCTCTATGCCATCTTTGTTGCAGTTTTGGTGACTGGGTTACTAAGTCATGCCATTAACAGGGATGTTATATTTGGGCCTTTTATACTGGGCATAACTTTGCCAACAGGGCCACCTTTGGGGACAGCACTAGTTGACAAGCTTGAGTTCATTACCTCATGGATATTTATGCCATTATACTTCCTCAAATTTGGATTGGGAATCAATGTCTTCACTACCATTGTCAACAGCGTAGATACTTGGGCTTGGCATGTCATCAGTATCGGTTCAATCGGGAAGTTTTTGAGAGCCTTTATATCTTCAAGATTATGCAGGATACCCGTGCGAGATGCTATTGCACTCGGCCTTGTCATGAATGTCCAAGGAGTTGTTGAGCTCGGCATTTTCAAAGCCTTGAGAAGAAATAGGGTATGTACAACAAGCCAACTCATGATCTTTTTATATTTATGCTTTAGTTGTAAATTTTGTTTCAGTTGTCATTTCAGTTTTGTGGCCTAAATAAAATCTGGTGCGTTTGGTAGATCAGAGCTTATGTTTGACCAACCTTCATTTATAATCAGGGCAACACTTCTAAACCCCTTGAATTGTCGGGACTGCTAGCTTGTGATTTAAAATATAGACAGGTCAAGGACAATCGCAAAAAAGGAAATAGTTTCCTTAGCATTAGTTTCTCTCTTCGTGATCAAACCCAGTTTGGATTGTTGGAGTCCAATTAAATAGCGGGGAACTGGTAGTGTTTTGCATTTTATTTGGTAATGAAATAGTCCAGCTAGCATATCAAACTCCTTGACTATATATAGGTTGAAGAACCTGAATTCCTATTGGATTTGAATAAGGACTAAAATGTGGATGCAGTTCCCATTGATGTACAGGTAATTCTACATTATATAAGATAATTTAGTATAAATGTCAGTTACTTGGACTCTTGCGATCCAAACTGAGGTTTTCTTTAGTTTGGAGCTGCAAATCTAACTTTTCCGTATGTGTGTCCATAGAATTCAGGATCTTCAATCTATACATATCCTCAGCTAGCATATCAGCCTTTTAGGTTAATTATGATCCAAACTGAGCCTAAacggattttttattttcaaaattttttgatacCTGCTATTATTACTTCTAACAGTAAGaggatttgttttctttaatatatgCATACAGCGTTTACTGCCTGCAGTCTACGTAGTGTTGTGCACCACTCTACTGGTCGTAACATGGACTGTCACAATTATGCTAAGAGCACTATAcaaatcttcatcatcaaagTGGTACCGAGTTAGCAACAGAAGAACCATTTCAGACACCAAACCCAACACTGAGCTCCGAATACTTGCGTGTATTCACAAAGAACACAGTGTACCACTAATCATCGATGTCATTGAGGCATCCAATCACTCCATAAGAAACCCTATTGGGCTCTATGTTCTTCATCTTGAGGAGCTTGTTGGCCGTTCTGACCCCATCCTAATCTCTCATAGTGCCAGAGGATCCAGGAATCCTGTTTTCAGTGTTTCCCACACTTCTACTAATGTTAATGCCCCGGTACTCTCTGAATGCATCGTCAATGTCTTTCAACGCTATGAGCAGGAGAACAATAACGGAAGCATCTCAGTGCAGTCCTTCACCGCAATCTCGCCTTACAATAGCATGCATGATGATGTTTGCACACTTGCTCTTGAGAAGAGGACATCCCTCATTATCATTCCCTTCCACAAGCTAAGGTCTTGCGCCCATGGCCATTTggagtcatcatcatcatcaggtACAGGTATTAGGACCATGAACATAAATGTCCTTGAGAACTCCCCTTGTTCGGTGGCAATCCTCATTGAAGGTGGGCTCTGGAGCAGCTCTAAGGTTAAACTGGCAAATTGGACTTCATGCCGGGTTCTTGTGTTGTTCTTGGGTGGTGCTGATGACCGTGAGGCACTAGCCTATGGGGCTCGGATGTGCAGACACCCAAACATTAACCTTACTGTGGTTCGCTTGGTTGCAAACTCCCCCTCAAACATTGGAACCAGCAAAGAGAGGAAGTATGATGAATATGCAGTAAATGAGTTTAAGCACAATATGGCAGCTAATAAGCAAGTTAGATACATTGAGGAGCTGGCAATGGATGGGTCTAACACTATTAGTGTGATCAGGTCGATAGAGAGTGATTACCAACTTATAGTGGTAGGAAGACGTCACGATGAACGGTCGCCACTCATATCTGGACTTACAGAATGGATAGAGCACAACGAGTTAGGGATGATCGGCGACATATTGGCATCATCAGAGTTTAGTGATGCCAGTATCTTGGTAGTGCAAACCCAGTCCAATGAAGAAGTACTACAAGGTTCAAGTGATTATCAAGATCCTTTTATCCAGACTATGTGTAGCAGATTAGATGATGACGTAGAAAATCCAAGAAAAGAATTGAGAACACGCAGAGGGTGACATTGGATTGTTGTATTCTCTCCACATTGTTATGTATGAAATTCGGGCAGGTATAATCTACAGCCCATTTATAATTACTtcaccttcttttcttttacagATTGTTGGTTTTTCTTGTTGGGTGTAACAATCCTTGTGTGAATCGCTTTGAATCGTTTGGACTATCTTCAAGTGATGTTTTGCATTGCTCTTTCAATATGGTAGTTGATACAAGAAGGAGAAAGTTTGATCTGTTGGTTTTGatggaattttgaaatttggcTCCAAAGTTAGATGCCTCGCAGGCAAGTATCATGGACTGAAAGGTTGTGGATTCTGTTGACAGGATACAACTTTCTTGCAAAGCTGACGACCCTGGTtttggctctgtttggttgcgagggaaattgaagggaatggaagggaagggaaggggagggaagtgaaaattttcaaacctaaaaatgAAACTTGTGATCTTTGCTTAACGTGATTGTAtgaactacttaaatttcttatcagATTTAGTAATGTTACTTTTTGGatgttcattttattttacatttcaaATCCAAGTGATTTAGGTGCAAAGTTAAGTGAAATTTAATtcacaaatatggaatgattggAGTATTTGGCATAACCATCAGGgtttataattacaaaaagTTTCTTTATCAGGTTTGAAAATGTGTGAGGTTCCTCGGAACTATTACTTGCGGTAAAGATCAAACATTTTCTGCAACAAATTTGTCAATTTTCCTCCATGAAGCAGTTAACCTCAAGTTATTACTGCATTGCGAATTTGATTTCAACATATATGAGGTTCCTTAGTTATATTGCTGCATTGCAGGTGTTGTAACAGGCGTTGTAATCTTCATGGTCAGTGATAAGAATGGCGGAGGATATGCATGCGCTGTTGTATTTCAATGTATCATTCAATATTAAAAATAGGTGTTCCTGAAGTATATTGCTTTTCAGTTTCTTGGCATACCCATTGCTAATACTTACAGTAAAAACATGATGATCAGTTGGACCTTTGCTTAAAATGTATTGATTTGACCCTATAAGCAGTGAGGGTTATGCCTAGACACAGAAGGGGACCAAAATGACAGTCCTATCCCCTATAAAATTGGAAATGCTTGCGCTAGTAATGCTCCCATGTGCATTGTCATTGGCCCCCATGATGGTGCAGGACCCAGTGCTCTTGGGCTGAAAAATCTTCCCCTTATATCATATACCCTTTTTTTTAGCATAAATCCGGTGTATATCCATTCATGTGAACTAAAACTCCATGCATTATTGTGCACACTCAAAACTTTGAGTGAGAACATATGAtttacatttaaaaaatatacatataaaaccTGATTGTGCACGTACACATCAACAGCTAgagtaatttacagcgccaacccctggagaatgccacaattataagaacactccctctatttcaccaaattagactcagaccccctaccgtcaatcactgttaaggaatataccctATATGCTTTTGTCAGcaacaatattttattttaaataccaaaatgcccttattaaatatgaagtaccgaaaatacccttgtaatatAAGCTGctatttctttcacccaaatcAATAGATGTGGTCCCATGTCACCGGTGATCGTTCAGAGCAGCGACGACGGACGGCGATCCACAAGACCTCGCGGCGACCAGGCGAAACCGCTTTGTGCTTGAATCGTGTGTTTCTTCTATCTCCAGTTGATAAGTCACTTGGTTATAATAATCAGACAACTAAAATAAAAGCTGGTTATCCGCAAGACCTGAGAGGATTTCCATATGagttcttctttaattttcttcttcaaatggAACTCTAAAAGTTATTTTGACGCAAGGTTCAGACAACAAAACATCAGGGATGACAGCGATGCAAACAACCACATTGCTTGTTCAATGAAcaaattctcattttttttgggaattttttttcttctttctcattcTTTGCTATTTACAGTGATAAAAAATATGTGTCTCTTACTGTTCAAACTTCTCCCTACAGGACAAGAACTACCATCCCCGATCAAATGATCGGTCAAAGAAACTAGTGGCATCGGCATTGGCATCGGCGATGGACTCACCATAGGTATGGAAGACCTCATCGAGGATGGCACTGATCTTCTCGTCGCTGAACTTAACCCTAGGGTTAATAGACACAACGAGCATGGCCATTTCTTCCTTGTTAAGACCTCCATCTTTGTTCACATCAAATTGCTGGAAGATTCTCTTCACTTTTTCGATTCTGCTGCCCCTGGTAGCCATCTTTCATGGGTTGTTCTTTACTATGTTCATCTCTCCAAGCGCCTGAGTACCAACTAGATAGAGGAGATAAAGGAAAGCATTTGGAACTTTGTTGGTTCTACAGAGTAAGGGGCCAAGAACCAGCAAAGCAGTAGAGGTTCTATCATATGGGTTCTTCCATAGCGTCTTAGTAATATTAATGAGCTAATCATTTGTTGGGGTCATGATTTAGGGTCTGGTTTAGTTGGATGTTAGGGAGAGCTTAGAATTAGACAGATCCACACTTATGAGGAGGAGAAGTAGatgagttttagtgaaaagggtataacggtcattttaTCTCTTGACTTAACAGTAACTGCTGGTAAGGGatctgagtttaatttggtaaaacagagggagtgttcttataattgtggccttctccagggggtggcgctgtaaattaccccaGCAACTAATGGGGACGTGAACGAGCATATATAGCACAGTCTTTTACACATGCTGTGCTCTAGCACAAATACACGCTATACCTTACTAATCCCGCTCAATGATTCCTCCCTATTAATCTCAAAAGTTGCAGAGAACTGAATATGAATTTTACTGATGAAGCAAGCACTACTCTTTCTCTAAATTCTCTTCACCCCCACCCTCCCctcttttctttaacttgggaaGAAGAAAcatttaggaaagaaaaaaggccTCACACTACATTACTACCCCAATTTAATACTCATTCTTGGCAAACTAAGGAGCATTAAATAAAGAATTGTAAAATATTTTGGTTCACTCCTCAAGGTGATAAATAAGATTTCATGCGAAATATATTAATACATGATTAAATATGACTTGTTACTGACCTGTCCAAGTCACAAGGTTTGAAGTAGGGAGTCGAGTctgaaaaattgatttttcaatTATGGCGGAAGCTAAAATTGTTTCCATTCCTAAAAAATACCATTAGAATTTATGCATTTAATAAAGGTTTCTAGCATTATGTGGTTTATTAACAtaattggattttttgttttaaatcaaTCAAGGTTTCTGGGATTATGTGGTTCATTACTATTAACTTTTCTATTATTGCTtgcgtctttttttttttttttttttccccctcgaTTCTGcactatgcttttttttttttttccccctcgaTTCTGCACTATGCTTGTtgccaaaaatcaatttttttaaaaaacccGACCATGGTTAGACCATTTGAAACACATagtggcttcttttttttttttttttttttttttttttttttttttaatgagcgGAAATTTCATGCTACCCAAGTGGCAGGAAAATGTTTTCCACAGGATTGAGGGGAATTGTGACTTCGTGTCAATCACGCAAAGGTGCTCAAAGAAACATGCGGAACACACTTGGAAGCTTCTCTAAGACAATCAAAACAGGAGAAAAGACTGGAAGTCtaagggctcgtttgataacgtttctatcgtttatgtttcaagaaacggcagaaacataaatttctgtttctaaaaacagaaacggaattgaaggtgtttgataagttatgtttttagaagtcgatagtaaccagtgaaagaatgaccacaagtcgtttccagaaacggcgaaacaagtttaacttgttttgcctgggtcgtttcttgaatcataaataagtaaaaatttttatttctatttctgaaaataagtgaaacgaaacagttttatcatacgctttttactccgtttctgctgtttctagaaacaaaaacggtaaaaacgcatttcttgaaacgttatgaAACAGGCCCTGAAAATTGAAAATCCCCCGAGAAGCCCAAAACTACCAACAGAGAAACAGCCACGAAGCATCCACTACACGCCAGAGGACAATCGTTAAGAAAGTTCTCAAACCATCTGGGCCCATTGACAACCTCATGAACCTGCTGGTGACCCAGTCATTGCGTATACACCCATGTGTTGGGGTATGTGTTCAGATTCTTTCAGCCGTTGGATATCGAATTGAACGCTCCAGCTCCCTCCAAATTCAAACCTTGCCTTTGATATGTGGGTTGGGTTGCTTCTACGAATGGGGACACGGTAGTGTAGATTCTCAGGTCTCGCTCTCCAACTCTTTAAGTCTAGACCATCAAATTTCCTCTCTCTACACTTCAGCTATTCAAAGCCTAAACTCCAAGCCAGTAAAGCCCCTGTGCAGTTCTCTTTGTTTTTGTAAAATGGCATTGATGTCAGAGCTCTTCAGCTGTTTCAGGCTTCTTTCTTCCAGGGTTTCCAACAATTTAATGCAAGTTGCAGATGATGATcaccaaaaccaaaagaagggCCCTGTGCCATCTGATCAGAAAAAGAAACCCATTgaagccaagccaagccaaagTCTGGAGCTCCAATTCCAGTTTCTTACTTCCCAATCAACTCATACCTCTCTCGCTTATAGTGTCTCTGTTATTGCGACTactaaagaaatgaaagaaccCATGCCAGGGCAGTTTGGGATTCAGCAATGGTGGttcaatgaaagaaagaaaaaaagaagggaaatttcAGGCCTACTCTGGCTCCGACGCCGATGATTCTGGTGGATTCGAAACCTATGAGTCCTGGCTCTGCTGGCTCACTTTGAGACCTTTGTAGGTAGATGGGCCAGTATGGGGGCGGCGACGAGGTTGGCAAGGTGGGAGTTGCAGGAAAGGGGCGGGGAGACAGGAGGGGGAGTGGGCAGGGATCAATTCCAGAAGGGAGATACGGCTCAAAGGCATCTAGTGCAGCCAGGGTAGGAGGTTCTGTCTCCAAGTTTCTCACGGTGGCGGAGGGTGAGAGACCAGTCTCCGGTATTGGATAAAGCGATGACGAATGGCTTCCTCTTTCCTTGAATTCCGTTCataacaaagaagaaagagaagggtgGGGGAGGACTCCAAAGAGGGAACTGaagatgtttttttttctgttaggGATGGAACACATGGCAACCTCTCACCTTATGCGAAGAGTAACTACTCTCCAGCAAACTGAAACCAGAAAGGATATTGTTACAATTGACATGGTAAAATGTCAAGACAGACAATGGTGAGCATGATATTACCTTGGTACTACCTACTGTCTCGGCTGACCATCCAAGCTTCTCAGAATGGTTTTCAGTTTAAGACTTGGCTCCTCTCAGTTTTGCCTGGGAGCCTCTGGGAGGGTTGGAAGCTCTGGTTTAAGGTGCCTATCCAGCCACGGCCACCTCCAAAATGGAGTTTGCCAATACAACCATTGGAGGGCCAGCAGCCTACAACAGCCATCTTAATCGGTTAACGGAACCGGAGGATTTCTGGCTATTGTTGAGACACGACGACGGTATCGGCCTTTCGAATATTTGCGTGAGGAACGATCATGACACAACGGCAACCCCCATCTTTCTTCTGCAGGCCTTTGTTGCTTCCTTTGTCATCCTCATGGTATCTCGTATTCTTAAACCTCTAGGCCAACCTCTAGTGGTTTCCCAAATCTTGGTATATTTCAATCTCAATCTTCATCTGTTTGTTTGCATTGAATGATGACATATATGCATGATGATTTGTTTTCTAAATTATTTTCCAGGGTGGTTTTATTATAGGACCAACACTTTTGGGGAGGTTGAGTTTTGCAAAAGATTTATTATACCCAGAAAGAAGCTTTCCTATGCTTGATGTGTTTGGAGTAATGGGGATCATGTTCTACTTCTTCCTAATTGGGGTGCAAATAGACCCATGGGTTGTAAAGACTACTGGTAGGAAAGCCTTTATTATAGGTATCTCAACTGCTGTAGTTGCCTATCTCCTACCTGCAATTGGTGTTTTCTTTGTGCCTGAGCTGGTTAAAATGGTGGAGACACCATCCATCTTGATTACTGTTGGCAATCTAACAATGGCGGGGACAACATTCACCTTCCCCACCATCGCTCGATACCTCTATGAGCTTAATATCTTAAGTTCAAAGTTTGGACGTATGGCGCTCTCTTCATCGATCATAGGTACCTTATTTAACTACTTTTACCAGGCAACTTTAAGGTTCCGTTCAGTTGAGAAAAAGGGACCTGCTATACTAAGAATGGCCGCAAATGTGACTTTTGTGGTGGTCGTCATTTATGTCATCCAGCCAGTAGTCCTATGGGCTCTCAGGTGGAGAAGGGA is a window from the Macadamia integrifolia cultivar HAES 741 chromosome 5, SCU_Mint_v3, whole genome shotgun sequence genome containing:
- the LOC122078369 gene encoding cation/H(+) antiporter 15-like, whose translation is MAGTTFTFPTIARYLYELNILSSKFGRMALSSSIIGTLFNYFYQAILRFRSVEKKEPVILTMAANVIFMVVIIYVIQPVVLWALRWRREGVSLNLGRLYAIFVAVLVTGLLSHAINRDVIFGPFILGITLPTGPPLGTALVDKLEFITSWIFMPLYFLKFGLGINVFTTIVNSVDTWAWHVISIGSIGKFLRAFISSRLCRIPVRDAIALGLVMNVQGVVELGIFKALRRNRRLLPAVYVVLCTTLLVVTWTVTIMLRALYKSSSSKWYRVSNRRTISDTKPNTELRILACIHKEHSVPLIIDVIEASNHSIRNPIGLYVLHLEELVGRSDPILISHSARGSRNPVFSVSHTSTNVNAPVLSECIVNVFQRYEQENNNGSISVQSFTAISPYNSMHDDVCTLALEKRTSLIIIPFHKLRSCAHGHLESSSSSGTGIRTMNINVLENSPCSVAILIEGGLWSSSKVKLANWTSCRVLVLFLGGADDREALAYGARMCRHPNINLTVVRLVANSPSNIGTSKERKYDEYAVNEFKHNMAANKQVRYIEELAMDGSNTISVIRSIESDYQLIVVGRRHDERSPLISGLTEWIEHNELGMIGDILASSEFSDASILVVQTQSNEEVLQGSSDYQDPFIQTMCSRLDDDVENPRKELRTRRG